One genomic segment of Kribbella jejuensis includes these proteins:
- a CDS encoding type II toxin-antitoxin system PemK/MazF family toxin — MRPLHIARLDKPRPVVVLTRELIRPRLTNVTVAPITSTIRGLSTEVLVGPDNGLDHPSAISCDNIQTIPRSQLGRLIGYLHPDQEPALAEAINLAFDLEL, encoded by the coding sequence GTGCGTCCACTGCACATCGCCCGGCTCGACAAACCCCGGCCCGTGGTGGTGCTGACCCGCGAACTCATCCGCCCGCGGCTGACCAACGTCACGGTCGCGCCGATCACCAGCACGATCCGCGGCCTGTCGACCGAAGTACTGGTCGGCCCGGACAACGGTCTGGATCACCCGAGCGCGATCTCCTGCGACAACATCCAGACCATCCCGAGGAGCCAGCTGGGCCGGCTCATCGGGTACCTCCACCCCGACCAGGAACCTGCCCTGGCCGAGGCGATCAACCTGGCGTTCGACCTCGAGCTCTAA
- the ilvD gene encoding dihydroxy-acid dehydratase, with protein MPALRSRTVTHGRNMAGARALMQASGVAREDFGKPIIAVANSFTEFVPGHTHLAPVGRIVSAAIHAAGGIAREFNTIAVDDGIAMGHGGMLYSLPSRDLIADSVEYMVEAHCADALVCISNCDKITPGMLNAALRLNIPTVFVSGGPMEAGRATLVDGTVRKLDLIDAMSEAVNENVSDADILRIEENACPTCGSCSGMFTANSMNCLTEAIGLSLPGNGSVLATHTARRALYEKAGETVVRLAHRYYDNDDETVLPRSIASKEAFGNAMALDIAMGGSTNTILHLLAAAQEAEVDFDLDDINAVSRRVPCLAKVAPNVAPQGTYYMEDVHRAGGIPAILGELYRAGLLNQNIHTVHSDSIDEWLKTWDLRGGSPSPEAVELWHAAPGCKRSATAFSQSERWDTLDTDAANGCIRDREHAYSKDGGLAVLKGNLAVDGCVVKTAGVDESIWTFEGPAVVCESQEQAVEKILTKQIQPGDVVVIRYEGPKGGPGMQEMLYPTSYLKGRGLGKVCALITDGRFSGGTSGLSIGHASPEAASGGTIALVQDGDRIKIDIPNRSIELLVSDEELAARDAALNGVYAPQNRDRKVSSALKTYAAMATSADKGAVRDLSKLG; from the coding sequence GTGCCTGCTCTGAGGTCCCGTACTGTCACCCACGGCCGCAACATGGCGGGCGCCCGCGCGCTCATGCAGGCCTCGGGGGTAGCCCGGGAGGACTTCGGGAAGCCGATCATCGCGGTGGCGAACAGCTTCACCGAGTTCGTCCCCGGTCACACCCATCTGGCCCCGGTCGGCCGGATCGTGTCCGCGGCGATCCACGCGGCCGGCGGGATCGCCCGCGAGTTCAACACGATCGCCGTCGACGACGGGATCGCGATGGGCCACGGCGGCATGCTCTACAGCCTCCCGTCCCGGGACCTGATCGCGGACTCGGTCGAGTACATGGTCGAGGCGCACTGCGCGGACGCGCTGGTCTGCATCTCGAACTGCGACAAAATCACTCCCGGCATGCTGAACGCCGCGCTCCGGCTGAACATCCCGACCGTGTTCGTCTCCGGCGGCCCGATGGAGGCCGGCCGGGCGACGCTCGTCGACGGTACGGTCCGCAAGCTCGACCTGATCGACGCGATGTCCGAGGCCGTCAACGAGAACGTCTCCGACGCCGACATCCTGCGGATCGAGGAGAACGCCTGCCCGACCTGCGGTTCCTGTTCGGGCATGTTCACCGCGAACTCGATGAACTGCCTGACCGAGGCGATCGGCCTGTCGCTGCCCGGCAACGGGTCCGTACTGGCCACCCACACCGCCCGCCGCGCGCTGTACGAGAAGGCCGGCGAGACCGTCGTACGGCTGGCCCACCGGTACTACGACAACGACGACGAGACCGTGCTGCCGCGGTCGATCGCCTCGAAGGAGGCGTTCGGTAACGCGATGGCGCTCGACATCGCGATGGGCGGCTCGACCAACACGATCCTGCACCTGCTGGCCGCCGCGCAGGAGGCCGAGGTCGACTTCGACCTGGACGACATCAACGCGGTCTCCCGCCGGGTCCCGTGCCTGGCGAAGGTCGCGCCGAACGTCGCCCCGCAGGGCACGTACTACATGGAGGACGTGCACCGCGCCGGCGGCATCCCCGCGATCCTCGGCGAGCTGTACCGGGCCGGCCTGCTGAACCAGAACATCCACACCGTGCACAGCGACTCGATCGACGAGTGGCTGAAGACGTGGGACCTGCGCGGCGGCTCGCCGTCGCCGGAGGCCGTCGAGCTGTGGCACGCGGCGCCGGGCTGCAAGCGGTCGGCGACCGCGTTCTCGCAGTCGGAGCGTTGGGACACGCTGGACACCGACGCGGCGAACGGCTGCATCCGGGACCGCGAGCACGCCTACTCCAAGGACGGCGGTCTCGCCGTCCTGAAGGGCAACCTGGCCGTCGACGGCTGTGTGGTGAAGACGGCCGGCGTGGACGAGTCGATCTGGACGTTCGAGGGTCCGGCCGTGGTGTGCGAGTCCCAGGAGCAGGCCGTCGAGAAGATCCTCACCAAGCAGATCCAGCCCGGCGACGTCGTCGTGATCCGGTACGAGGGCCCGAAGGGCGGGCCCGGGATGCAGGAGATGCTGTACCCGACCTCGTACCTGAAGGGCCGCGGTCTCGGCAAGGTCTGCGCACTGATCACCGACGGCCGGTTCTCCGGCGGTACGTCGGGACTCTCGATCGGGCATGCCTCGCCCGAGGCGGCCTCCGGCGGGACGATCGCCCTGGTCCAGGACGGCGACCGGATCAAGATCGACATCCCGAACCGCTCGATCGAACTGCTGGTCTCCGACGAGGAGCTGGCCGCTCGCGATGCGGCGCTGAACGGCGTCTACGCCCCGCAGAACCGCGACCGCAAGGTGTCCAGCGCGCTGAAGACGTACGCGGCGATGGCGACGAGCGCCGACAAGGGCGCGGTTCGCGACCTGTCCAAGCTGGGTTAG